From the Roseibium salinum genome, one window contains:
- the gshB gene encoding glutathione synthase has protein sequence MALKVAVQMDHISTINIAGDSAFALMLEAQARGHELYHYTPDRLAMRGDEVFCTLEPVEVRDEKGNHFTLGERKRFNMRDIDVVLMRQDPPFDLAYIAATHILQKIHPQTLVVNDPVEVRNAPEKLFVTEFADLMPPTLITRDRVEIDLFREEFGDIVIKPLFGHGGAAVFRITGDDLNYGSLYDFFAATFREPWVIQQFLPNVKHGDKRILLVDGEFAGAVNRVPAKGDLRSNMVRGGAPTDSDLTDREREICARLGPALREKGLILVGIDVIDGWLTEINVTAPTGIRAIRNLGGPDVAAKVWDVLEAKVAA, from the coding sequence ATGGCTTTGAAAGTTGCGGTCCAGATGGACCATATCTCCACCATCAATATTGCCGGCGACAGCGCATTCGCGCTGATGCTGGAAGCGCAGGCCAGGGGCCACGAGCTTTATCACTATACGCCGGACCGCCTGGCCATGCGGGGCGACGAAGTCTTCTGCACGCTTGAACCGGTCGAGGTCAGGGACGAAAAGGGCAACCATTTCACGCTCGGCGAAAGAAAGCGCTTCAACATGCGCGATATCGACGTGGTGCTGATGCGTCAGGACCCGCCCTTCGATCTGGCCTATATCGCGGCTACGCACATCCTGCAGAAAATTCACCCGCAGACCCTGGTGGTGAATGATCCGGTCGAAGTCAGAAACGCGCCGGAAAAACTCTTCGTCACGGAATTCGCCGATCTGATGCCGCCAACCCTGATCACCCGGGACAGGGTGGAAATCGACCTTTTCCGCGAGGAGTTCGGCGATATCGTCATCAAGCCGCTCTTCGGCCATGGCGGCGCGGCCGTCTTCCGCATCACCGGCGACGATCTCAACTACGGCTCTCTTTACGATTTCTTCGCCGCAACCTTCCGCGAGCCCTGGGTCATCCAGCAGTTCCTGCCGAATGTAAAACACGGCGACAAGCGCATTCTGCTGGTGGACGGCGAGTTTGCCGGCGCCGTGAACCGCGTGCCGGCAAAGGGCGACCTGCGCTCCAACATGGTGCGCGGCGGCGCCCCGACGGACAGCGATCTGACCGACCGCGAGCGCGAAATCTGCGCCCGTCTCGGCCCGGCGCTGAGGGAAAAGGGCCTCATTCTGGTCGGCATCGACGTGATCGACGGCTGGCTGACCGAAATCAACGTCACCGCCCCGACCGGCATTCGCGCCATCCGCAATCTCGGCGGCCCGGACGTGGCGGCGAAGGTGTGGGATGTCTTGGAAGCGAAGGTCGCCGCCTAG
- a CDS encoding YraN family protein, giving the protein MKREDGTATEKRRRAHARGLSAETWAAWYLRLTGWRILKRRYKTGQGEIDLIAKKRKTVAFVEVKARKTRDAAVEAVTPASQKRISRAARIFVSQHPKAGFYTLRFDILVIRPWSLPEHIENAFEAWE; this is encoded by the coding sequence GTGAAACGCGAGGACGGCACCGCCACAGAAAAACGCCGCCGCGCCCACGCCCGCGGCCTGTCCGCCGAGACCTGGGCCGCCTGGTACCTGCGGCTGACCGGCTGGCGCATCCTTAAGCGCCGCTACAAGACCGGGCAGGGCGAGATCGACCTGATCGCAAAGAAACGCAAGACGGTCGCCTTCGTGGAAGTCAAGGCAAGGAAAACGCGCGACGCCGCCGTGGAAGCGGTGACCCCGGCCAGCCAGAAGCGGATCTCCCGGGCGGCCAGGATCTTCGTCTCGCAGCATCCGAAAGCCGGCTTCTACACGCTGCGTTTCGACATCCTCGTCATCCGCCCCTGGTCCCTGCCGGAGCATATCGAGAACGCGTTCGAGGCGTGGGAGTAA